In Oncorhynchus mykiss isolate Arlee chromosome 19, USDA_OmykA_1.1, whole genome shotgun sequence, the sequence tggagtagacaagaggagaaaagagaaagagggggagagagtggagtagacaagaggagaaaagagaaagagaggggagagagtggagtagacaagaggagaaaagagaaagaggggagagatttTGTCAGTCCCTCTTATCTGACCACTGTGCTGGAATGTGCACTTGCATAGACATTGGCAGACACTTTTTATGAATTCACACACAGGGTAAGAGGTTCTGAGTGTCTCTCAGGTCTCCCAGGTTATAGAAAGGTCACCCAGACAGATCTGCTCTGACTCACCACAAGTCACCCATTTGTACCCATATttaaagtgcattcagaaagtattcagaccccttttccacattttgttacattacagccttattctaaaatggagtacatacaacaccccataatgacaaagcgaaaagagGTTGTTACAATTTTGGTacgtacaatttaaaaaaaaatcccatttaCATACAGtgacaggtaacgagtggaggacagaggagcctcttaaagaagataCCTCTTACaggtattttccaccataatttgcaaataaattcacaaaaaatcctacaatgtgattttctggatttttttctctaattttgtctgtcatagttgaagtgtacctatgatgaaaattacaggcctctctcatctttttaagtgggagaacttgcacaattggtggctgactaaatacttttttgccccactgtaactgggAAGCAGTATTAAAGGAGCTGACCTGTGCTGTTGTTCTTCTTCTTGTTGTTCTTGAGGCTGCGGCGGCTGCTGCTGGTGGCTGAGCTGTGTTCGCTCAGAGAGTCCTGGGCAGAGGAGGTGCTTCCTGTGGCCTCGCTGTCCCTCAACATGCTCTCATAGCCACTGCTGCCCCCGCTGTGGTAGAACAGGGCTGTCTTCCCCATGGCCGGGGGCAGCTCTCCACtcagaacactactgttgtcacTGGCATGACCACTGCTGCAGCGATGCGGCTGCCTGGGCGCTGTGATCTTACTGTAGGGAGACGGGAGGGTGTGGACTACCAagggtctctcctctccctgtgccccgacaccacctccaccccctccagcgcccctctcctccccagcctCGGAGCCTCCTCCTCGGTTGTGACCAGCGGATCGAGAGCCTCCGCTGCCCTGGAGCAGCTCGGAGATGCGTCCGTTGACGGCTCTCAGAGGCAGCTTGGCGGCCAGGCCTCCCCCTCGGTTGCGACTCAGAGACTGGGTGGACCAGGATCCAGAGCTGGGTGCCTGGTTCTGTCCCTGACCCTGGATGGAGGTCTGACCCTGGGCCTGGGGCTTTCCGTTGGGAGGAAGACTGGAGCTGCGGTTGACAGACTGGGGCAGAGACTTGGTGGAGAAGCTGAGTTTCTTGGTGCTGGAGGCCGACAGGCTGCGGGCCTTAGGGCTGGCCATCAGGAGCTTGCTGACCGCTGAGATCTTGGACTGGCTCGACTTGGGTGACTGGGGAGCGCTGCCAGGGCTGTTACCGGAACCGTTCCCATTAGGGGAGGAGGATGACAATGAGCCGCCACGGGTGAGGCTGCGTCCGGTACGGGGCATGGTGcagtcccccctcccccctccggCTGACACCTTCCAGCCCAAGGAGCTGAGGGCCTCCCCCCTCTCCAAAGAGAGGCAGTCGTAGTGGGGGCCATGAGAGCTGTGACCTCCATGGGACCGACCCAGAGAGTTGGTTCTGTTAGCCAGTTGCTCTAGTTTAGCACTGAATAACCTGCTGCTCTCCACATTGCACCCCTTGTGTTTCCCTCCACCAGGCACGCCCAGGTCCTCCGGAGTACTCCTCAAGAAGGAGAGGCCATGGCTGGCTGCGTGCATGGGGCTGAGGGGGCCTTCTGCCCTGTTCTTCTGGTCCAGACTGGACTTGCGTACTGGTGGCAGCGGTGGTATACCTTTCTGGCGGGAAAACAGGCTATGTTTCCCGGAATACCCCCTTCGGTCCAGGGTCGCCCTGGGACTACAGGGGGTGGAGGAGGTGACCCCCAGACCTCggtactcccctcctcctccgttAGCGTCGTAGCGGAGTGGGTCCTCATCCAGGCCGTCGTGGCGGTTGAGCCGGTGCCAGCCACGGGGCAGACTGGCGGTGTGCAGAATGTCGGCAGAGTAGACAGGAGTCACCAGACACTCCCCAGAACTGACCAGCACCATCTCAGAGCCGTCCACTACCCTCTTACAGGAGTCTGGAGAGGAGATGGCCTCCCCGCTGCTGGAGCTGTGACGGTCCCCTCCATAGCCACTGTCCACCCTGCTGGCCCTGTCACCCTGGGGCCAGGCCTGGCTGCTCTTAGCTGGGTCTGTCTTGACTGGTGGATCCACCACCCACTTCTCTGGCTTCACCTCACACACCAGCTCCTTGGGCCTCACGTCCACCCTGTCTCTCTTCATCCAGGGGTCATCAGAGCTGAGCTCGCTGGACATGGAGGCCAGGACCAGGGCTGGGGCAGTCTTGGCTGGGTCCTTGGGCAGCAGGTAAGTCTTGGTAAGGGAGGAGAGTATGACCATGGGTTTGACGGCCACACAGGGGTGGACTGTAATGTTGGTCTTGAAGGGGAGGAAGTTGCTGGAGGCCCCCAGGGTCTgcatgtcagagagggagatggtggtCTTACCCAGGGAGGGGGGCAGTCTCTTCCGCCTCTCTTTAGTCTCCCTCCCTTTTACATCTCCAGACAATGCTACTTCACTCTCAGGAGTCTTCCTTCCTCCATAACCCAGGGACGCCTCGTCCTGCTCCTTTTCCCCACAGAGAGGGACCTGTGTGGGGTCTGGTTCGGCCAGAGCCTCCCCGTGTCCATGGGACTGGCTGAAGCTGTGCAGAGACTGATCTCCGTCGCTAACAACACTCAGGTCACTTAGCCACGATGAAATGGATGACCGTCGGCTAGGCACCGCCGAGGCGGTTGTTATGGGGATCACCCTGGTGGTCGTAGCAACGACAGTAGTGTTGATTCCATAGTGCTCCAGGTCCTCGCTGATGCTGCTGTTGATGGAGATAGGGCGGGACCCCGAGTCCAGTGCAGTGAGGGAACAGTCGCTGCTGAAGCTAATGATGCTGGTGGGACGGCCGCCACCCTCCAGCAGGCCCCGGACCTCCAGCCCCTCCTTACACCCCAGTGTGAACACCAGCTCGTCTTCCCCCagagagctagggttgggggctggagctggggctaTGGGAGGTAGTCGAGAGATGGGAAGAAGAAAGAGGGGGAACAGACAAGGAAAGGACAGCAGGGAAAAATAGAGAAAATGTAAGGAAACCAGTATCATACGTGAAAACCTTCTTCAAAAATCTATTGTATCAGTCACAGTAACAGAATGAAGAGTACGACTTACTATCCCTGCGTCCATCCAGAGGAATCTGAGGAACATTCTCATCACACAGTGTCTCAGCCGACCCCAGGCTAGCAGACGAGGAGTTGGTTCGTTTGAGGTCCCGGGGACTCATCCCCGCAGGGGAGGTTCTGGACAGGGACATCGGCTGCAGCAGGGACTCTGTAGAGGACCTCACACTGTCTGCAGCCAGGCTGTCTGCAGTAGACAGACTCTGGCAGGACAGAGGGGGCGTTCCCGGCATCACACCCTTCTGGGTGTAGACCTGGATAATAATCATGGTCACATGTTGGATTATGTAGCTCTTTTCAATGACCCAAATATGCTTCACAGTGATGCAGTACATTTTCATGGAAATGCATTTTATGAGGTCAGTGTTAAAACTCCACACAATAATTGTATAAATACAACCAAAGACAGTAGAGGAGGTGTCAAAGCCAGATAGTGTACCTTGCAGCGCTgtgagggtgaggagggaggtcgGTAGTCAGAGGTCTTGGTAAGAGATGCGATGCCCAGCCGAGGAGAGCCCAGGGGGCGGGGCTTACCATCACTGCTACTGCCCGCGCTCAGAGACTCACGACTGTCAATCAAATAAAAAGGAATAGAAATATTTACAAAATGGAAGATATTAAGAACAAACATACCTTCAAGATACATACAAATGTGTTTCGTGTGGATCCCAGAGAGAAGCCGTTGCAGtgtaacagctaatggggatccaaacaaacaaacatttcttaCCTGTCATGGAGGCTGGCACTCTTGGCCCTCTGTAAAGGGTTGGTGTTGGTATGTCCTGCTCCACTGCTTCCCGTCACACTGCAGCTGCCGGTCAGGCTCAGACTCTCTATCATGGTCTGGGCCAGTTctgcctcctccaccacctccctgaTCTCCTGGAGCTGCTGGTCGTTGGACATCCTCCTGAGGGGctctacctcctccaccacccctcctttACACCCCATCTCATACCCTGGGGGAACCAGGGTGTCGGGCTTAGCCCCCCTGTTAGCCGGCACCTCCTCGAAGGGGAACTTTGCCAACTCCTCGCTCCCGTCGATACACTCCAGACGCTCCTGCAGCTCAGCGAAGGTGTTGCACTTCAGGCACTCCGCCCCTTCCTCTGGCACGGGGGGCAGGGGATGACCCAGGGGCtggaggagagggaatgggggctggaggagagggaatgggggCTGGAGGAGGGGGAGCGGGGGCtggaggagagggaatgggggctggaggagagggaatgggggCTGGAGGAGGGGGAGCGGGGGCTGGTTGGGGGCGTTGAGGGGCTCGGTAGTGggctgggtgtgtgtctgtgtagggaCAAGCTGAGCCTGGGGGAGTACTGTCTGCTGCTGCCGCAGAGGTGGCGTAGTCGGCAAAACAGGGATGACGGGGACGAACTCTGGCGGGCCCTCATTGTCGGTCAGCTCGCGGTCCGAGATGGCACCCCCATTGGGACCCACATA encodes:
- the kif26ba gene encoding kinesin-like protein KIF26B isoform X1, which encodes MTSLSGTKERSVTSRSRKYGITDTSPTKSASFSPETWYRKAYEESRTSSRPAPEGVGSMPSSTGTPSPGSGTSSPGSFSGSPGTISPGIGTCSPGSLGGSPGFGTGSPGSGSGSSPGSERERGIWCENCNARLTELKRQALKLLIPGPYSSKDPSFSLLLHDKLQVPNSSRRAWNERDSRCDVCSTHLTQLKQEAVHMVLTLDQWDLSPSSPPTLPSRSGLPQGPTAPRDWAYLLPASAAYPHPHPHHPTMPPSSSSASSSSPSHTASNPCQGAASVGQTSAQAASSALAPASSSPAPSSVHQGGYPCHGSKPSSLGVGLGVERRSVSPAHSSKASGAQPPHSPSNNGSGSRALLSTAALQAHQYMSRSNGGGVTLYPYQISQMISEGCREGLTEEALNHYNADLPAPSPSQVPPTLQVTTATPTTTSAAASFFARAAQKLNLSSKKKKQCPAPPPVVCDPPLFPTNFSGTLQTTPPPAPPCLLRAASKIKDTPGLGKVKVMVRVCPVTSSDAAESSSFLKVDTRKKQVTIMEPSANQTNGNTPQKRGGANQVPPKMFAFDAAFSHDASQAEVCAGTVAEVIQSVVNGADGCVFCFGHSKLGKSYTMIGGDESMQTLGIIPCAISWLFKLINERKEKTGARFSVRVSAVEVWGKEENLKDLLSEVATGSLQDSQSPGVYLCEDPICGMQLQNQSELRAPTPEKAAFFLDAAIAARYSNRADSDPEEHLNSHMLFTLHIYQYRMEKTGKGGMSGGRSRLHLIDLGSCVKVLGGGKGRDSSGSSSTTAAGLCLSLSALGNVILALVNGSKHIPYKDSKLSMLLRESLGNMNCRTTMIAHISSSPSNFSDTLSTIQIASRLLRMKKKKTKVSMQYTSSSSGGESSCEEGRMRRPTHLRPFHSRSSADSDLPLLHLSSDPDNYSSSEQSCDTVIYVGPNGGAISDRELTDNEGPPEFVPVIPVLPTTPPLRQQQTVLPQAQLVPTQTHTQPTTEPLNAPNQPPLPLLQPPFPLLQPPFPLLQPPLPLLQPPFPLLQPPFPLLQPLGHPLPPVPEEGAECLKCNTFAELQERLECIDGSEELAKFPFEEVPANRGAKPDTLVPPGYEMGCKGGVVEEVEPLRRMSNDQQLQEIREVVEEAELAQTMIESLSLTGSCSVTGSSGAGHTNTNPLQRAKSASLHDSRESLSAGSSSDGKPRPLGSPRLGIASLTKTSDYRPPSSPSQRCKVYTQKGVMPGTPPLSCQSLSTADSLAADSVRSSTESLLQPMSLSRTSPAGMSPRDLKRTNSSSASLGSAETLCDENVPQIPLDGRRDTPAPAPNPSSLGEDELVFTLGCKEGLEVRGLLEGGGRPTSIISFSSDCSLTALDSGSRPISINSSISEDLEHYGINTTVVATTTRVIPITTASAVPSRRSSISSWLSDLSVVSDGDQSLHSFSQSHGHGEALAEPDPTQVPLCGEKEQDEASLGYGGRKTPESEVALSGDVKGRETKERRKRLPPSLGKTTISLSDMQTLGASSNFLPFKTNITVHPCVAVKPMVILSSLTKTYLLPKDPAKTAPALVLASMSSELSSDDPWMKRDRVDVRPKELVCEVKPEKWVVDPPVKTDPAKSSQAWPQGDRASRVDSGYGGDRHSSSSGEAISSPDSCKRVVDGSEMVLVSSGECLVTPVYSADILHTASLPRGWHRLNRHDGLDEDPLRYDANGGGGEYRGLGVTSSTPCSPRATLDRRGYSGKHSLFSRQKGIPPLPPVRKSSLDQKNRAEGPLSPMHAASHGLSFLRSTPEDLGVPGGGKHKGCNVESSRLFSAKLEQLANRTNSLGRSHGGHSSHGPHYDCLSLERGEALSSLGWKVSAGGGRGDCTMPRTGRSLTRGGSLSSSSPNGNGSGNSPGSAPQSPKSSQSKISAVSKLLMASPKARSLSASSTKKLSFSTKSLPQSVNRSSSLPPNGKPQAQGQTSIQGQGQNQAPSSGSWSTQSLSRNRGGGLAAKLPLRAVNGRISELLQGSGGSRSAGHNRGGGSEAGEERGAGGGGGGVGAQGEERPLVVHTLPSPYSKITAPRQPHRCSSGHASDNSSVLSGELPPAMGKTALFYHSGGSSGYESMLRDSEATGSTSSAQDSLSEHSSATSSSRRSLKNNKKKNNSTGTQRRRLIPSLTPDSSSPVRKPAISPGARWVDGPLRPAPRGTTEPFEIKVYEIDDVERMQRRERGNKEVVYVSAKLKILENRQQRISEVQGKYDWLKKELEQTKQHLMLEPEKWTTEFDLQQTFEVDSLEYLEALEVMTDRLETRVNFCKAHLMMVTCFDVTCRRR
- the kif26ba gene encoding kinesin-like protein KIF26B isoform X2 — translated: MTSLSGTKERSVTSRSRKYGITDTSPTKSASFSPETWYRKAYEESRTSSRPAPEGVGSMPSSTGTPSPGSGTSSPGSFSGSPGTISPGIGTCSPGSLGGSPGFGTGSPGSGSGSSPGSERERGIWCENCNARLTELKRQALKLLIPGPYSSKDPSFSLLLHDKLQVPNSSRRAWNERDSRCDVCSTHLTQLKQEAVHMVLTLDQWDLSPSSPPTLPSRSGLPQGPTAPRDWAYLLPASAAYPHPHPHHPTMPPSSSSASSSSPSHTASNPCQGAASVGQTSAQAASSALAPASSSPAPSSVHQGGYPCHGSKPSSLGVGLGVERRSVSPAHSSKASGAQPPHSPSNNGSGSRALLSTAALQAHQYMSRSNGGGVTLYPYQVPPTLQVTTATPTTTSAAASFFARAAQKLNLSSKKKKQCPAPPPVVCDPPLFPTNFSGTLQTTPPPAPPCLLRAASKIKDTPGLGKVKVMVRVCPVTSSDAAESSSFLKVDTRKKQVTIMEPSANQTNGNTPQKRGGANQVPPKMFAFDAAFSHDASQAEVCAGTVAEVIQSVVNGADGCVFCFGHSKLGKSYTMIGGDESMQTLGIIPCAISWLFKLINERKEKTGARFSVRVSAVEVWGKEENLKDLLSEVATGSLQDSQSPGVYLCEDPICGMQLQNQSELRAPTPEKAAFFLDAAIAARYSNRADSDPEEHLNSHMLFTLHIYQYRMEKTGKGGMSGGRSRLHLIDLGSCVKVLGGGKGRDSSGSSSTTAAGLCLSLSALGNVILALVNGSKHIPYKDSKLSMLLRESLGNMNCRTTMIAHISSSPSNFSDTLSTIQIASRLLRMKKKKTKVSMQYTSSSSGGESSCEEGRMRRPTHLRPFHSRSSADSDLPLLHLSSDPDNYSSSEQSCDTVIYVGPNGGAISDRELTDNEGPPEFVPVIPVLPTTPPLRQQQTVLPQAQLVPTQTHTQPTTEPLNAPNQPPLPLLQPPFPLLQPPFPLLQPPLPLLQPPFPLLQPPFPLLQPLGHPLPPVPEEGAECLKCNTFAELQERLECIDGSEELAKFPFEEVPANRGAKPDTLVPPGYEMGCKGGVVEEVEPLRRMSNDQQLQEIREVVEEAELAQTMIESLSLTGSCSVTGSSGAGHTNTNPLQRAKSASLHDSRESLSAGSSSDGKPRPLGSPRLGIASLTKTSDYRPPSSPSQRCKVYTQKGVMPGTPPLSCQSLSTADSLAADSVRSSTESLLQPMSLSRTSPAGMSPRDLKRTNSSSASLGSAETLCDENVPQIPLDGRRDTPAPAPNPSSLGEDELVFTLGCKEGLEVRGLLEGGGRPTSIISFSSDCSLTALDSGSRPISINSSISEDLEHYGINTTVVATTTRVIPITTASAVPSRRSSISSWLSDLSVVSDGDQSLHSFSQSHGHGEALAEPDPTQVPLCGEKEQDEASLGYGGRKTPESEVALSGDVKGRETKERRKRLPPSLGKTTISLSDMQTLGASSNFLPFKTNITVHPCVAVKPMVILSSLTKTYLLPKDPAKTAPALVLASMSSELSSDDPWMKRDRVDVRPKELVCEVKPEKWVVDPPVKTDPAKSSQAWPQGDRASRVDSGYGGDRHSSSSGEAISSPDSCKRVVDGSEMVLVSSGECLVTPVYSADILHTASLPRGWHRLNRHDGLDEDPLRYDANGGGGEYRGLGVTSSTPCSPRATLDRRGYSGKHSLFSRQKGIPPLPPVRKSSLDQKNRAEGPLSPMHAASHGLSFLRSTPEDLGVPGGGKHKGCNVESSRLFSAKLEQLANRTNSLGRSHGGHSSHGPHYDCLSLERGEALSSLGWKVSAGGGRGDCTMPRTGRSLTRGGSLSSSSPNGNGSGNSPGSAPQSPKSSQSKISAVSKLLMASPKARSLSASSTKKLSFSTKSLPQSVNRSSSLPPNGKPQAQGQTSIQGQGQNQAPSSGSWSTQSLSRNRGGGLAAKLPLRAVNGRISELLQGSGGSRSAGHNRGGGSEAGEERGAGGGGGGVGAQGEERPLVVHTLPSPYSKITAPRQPHRCSSGHASDNSSVLSGELPPAMGKTALFYHSGGSSGYESMLRDSEATGSTSSAQDSLSEHSSATSSSRRSLKNNKKKNNSTGTQRRRLIPSLTPDSSSPVRKPAISPGARWVDGPLRPAPRGTTEPFEIKVYEIDDVERMQRRERGNKEVVYVSAKLKILENRQQRISEVQGKYDWLKKELEQTKQHLMLEPEKWTTEFDLQQTFEVDSLEYLEALEVMTDRLETRVNFCKAHLMMVTCFDVTCRRR